The Anabaena sp. WA102 genome contains a region encoding:
- the cmr4 gene encoding type III-B CRISPR module RAMP protein Cmr4: MIEYIYLYLLSPLHTGGTTQEGNLLGIARESHTNLPYIPSSTVRGKVRSTVTDKDTQYQLFGNDLKDGKLEQGNIWIGDASILWLPVPSLSHSVVWVSCPLLLQRWQRLQSSKLTIPSEYSCNFANGSAVYLKDAIIKSNELKSWTNSEEFVPQSSATTSINRLLVLPDKHCATLIQMSLWRQVKIKLDEHKSVDGGFRYEEAIPPDTLMYLPWGITSQANGTSQKSYDDFKSLLAANEILQIGGQESLGRGFVQQWM, from the coding sequence ATGATTGAATACATCTATTTATATCTATTGTCACCATTACATACAGGCGGCACAACTCAAGAAGGTAACTTGCTAGGAATTGCCCGTGAATCACATACTAATTTACCTTACATTCCGTCCAGTACAGTTCGTGGTAAAGTTCGGTCAACTGTCACAGACAAAGATACACAATATCAACTATTTGGCAATGACTTAAAAGATGGCAAATTAGAACAAGGTAATATTTGGATTGGTGATGCTTCCATATTATGGTTGCCAGTACCTTCATTAAGTCATAGTGTAGTTTGGGTTAGTTGTCCTCTCTTATTACAACGTTGGCAACGTTTACAGAGTAGTAAATTAACTATACCTTCTGAATATAGCTGTAACTTTGCTAATGGTTCTGCTGTTTATCTCAAAGATGCAATTATTAAAAGTAATGAATTAAAATCTTGGACAAACTCAGAAGAATTTGTACCCCAATCATCAGCAACAACTTCTATAAATCGTTTATTAGTTTTACCAGATAAACATTGTGCTACATTAATTCAAATGAGTTTATGGCGACAAGTAAAAATTAAACTTGATGAACATAAATCTGTAGATGGTGGTTTCCGTTATGAAGAAGCAATTCCACCGGATACACTTATGTATTTACCTTGGGGAATTACATCACAAGCTAATGGTACATCACAAAAATCTTACGATGATTTCAAAAGTTTATTAGCCGCTAATGAAATCTTACAGATTGGTGGACAAGAAAGTTTAGGACGTGGATTTGTCCAACAATGGATGTAA
- a CDS encoding P-II family nitrogen regulator yields MQVFKKVEIIINSLELQKVLKILDHIGVSGYTIIEDVTGKGYRGRVIDDLEGHALTNGYVMTICNEEQERQIAEAVRPIIKKYGGVCIAADVKSIVD; encoded by the coding sequence GTGCAAGTTTTCAAAAAAGTCGAAATAATTATCAATTCTTTAGAACTACAAAAGGTGTTAAAAATTCTAGATCATATAGGTGTTTCTGGATATACAATTATTGAGGATGTCACAGGTAAGGGATACAGAGGTCGAGTTATTGACGATTTAGAAGGTCATGCACTTACCAATGGTTATGTAATGACTATTTGCAATGAAGAACAAGAACGGCAAATAGCTGAAGCTGTTCGACCAATCATCAAAAAATATGGTGGTGTATGTATTGCTGCTGATGTTAAATCAATCGTAGATTAA
- a CDS encoding RAMP superfamily CRISPR-associated protein, whose product MGSQVNTGYGQLNPAGKLENNSEFFRVKFIIEGQLIHGQQKFRNINQPYRIANNGNIRTETINHPEVRPVAFKSMLRYWFRTFALGILETGQVQEWENKIFGGINPSKQYGWLMVRVLEGRITQKEAQHKNDQCGEQEGILTLNYSPGIPQDNQDNLQKLIKNLTWLMFHLGGIGQGARRPCYSRKTRPYAPWWRGSTLIPDSKDSFWELPETTHHFQKLFRQRIEAFYQALQGLGINLNYRQIRNCGIVRNNQWTEAIDANCRIIVCSGNENFGKPYALSVLHSEELKFNGNYDGNLCGKVGREVKPSPIWITDLGDYQVVTVFGANADPRQKYLETLQNKVQIFPL is encoded by the coding sequence GTGGGTTCTCAGGTTAACACAGGTTATGGTCAACTAAATCCCGCAGGTAAACTTGAGAATAACAGTGAATTTTTCCGGGTTAAATTTATTATAGAAGGTCAATTAATTCACGGGCAGCAGAAGTTTAGAAATATTAATCAACCTTATAGAATAGCTAATAATGGAAACATAAGAACGGAAACAATTAATCATCCAGAAGTCCGCCCGGTTGCTTTTAAATCAATGTTACGTTATTGGTTTAGAACTTTTGCACTAGGAATTTTAGAGACTGGACAAGTTCAAGAATGGGAAAATAAAATCTTTGGTGGGATTAATCCTAGTAAACAATATGGTTGGTTAATGGTTAGAGTTTTAGAAGGAAGAATTACCCAAAAAGAAGCCCAGCATAAGAATGATCAATGTGGTGAACAAGAGGGAATTTTAACATTAAATTACTCACCAGGAATACCGCAAGATAACCAGGATAATTTACAGAAATTAATCAAAAATCTGACTTGGTTAATGTTTCATTTAGGTGGTATTGGTCAAGGTGCAAGAAGACCTTGTTATTCTCGTAAAACCCGCCCTTATGCCCCTTGGTGGCGTGGGTCTACTTTAATACCTGATAGTAAAGATTCATTTTGGGAATTACCGGAAACTACACATCATTTTCAGAAATTATTCCGACAAAGAATAGAAGCATTTTATCAAGCATTGCAAGGGTTAGGTATTAATTTAAATTATCGGCAGATCAGGAATTGTGGAATAGTTAGAAATAACCAATGGACAGAAGCTATTGATGCTAATTGTCGGATAATTGTTTGTTCTGGAAATGAAAATTTTGGTAAACCTTATGCTTTATCAGTATTGCATAGTGAAGAATTGAAATTCAATGGTAATTATGATGGTAATCTTTGCGGAAAAGTAGGTAGAGAAGTTAAACCTTCGCCTATATGGATTACAGACTTAGGTGATTACCAAGTAGTAACAGTATTTGGCGCTAATGCAGATCCTCGTCAAAAATATTTAGAAACATTACAAAATAAAGTTCAAATCTTCCCACTATGA
- a CDS encoding sodium-dependent bicarbonate transport family permease: MNSSPLLSNILNPPVLFFFLGMLAIFLQSDLEIPQPLPKLFSLYLLLAIGFKGGYEIEESAINPEIVLTLLAAIFMASVVPIYSFFILKLKLDTYNAAAIAATYGSISAVTFITAQSFLKVLNIDSSGHMVAALALMESPAIIVGIVLVRFFAKSQLEAGEGEGKAEKFSWGEVLREAFLNGSVFLLIGSVIVGILTGEKGWEKLHPFTQDIFYGVLSFFLLDMGMVAARRIKDLRNTGLFLIAFGIFMPVFNAIIGIFISKLIGMSEGNALLFAVLCASASYIAVPAAMRMTVPEANPSLYVSMALAITFPFNIIVGIPLYFNIIKTIGV; the protein is encoded by the coding sequence ATGAATTCTAGCCCCCTATTGTCCAACATTTTAAACCCGCCAGTGTTATTCTTCTTTTTAGGAATGCTGGCGATTTTTCTGCAATCTGATTTGGAAATTCCCCAACCATTACCCAAATTATTTTCCCTTTACCTGCTACTCGCAATTGGTTTTAAGGGTGGATATGAAATTGAAGAAAGTGCCATTAATCCAGAAATTGTCCTCACTCTTTTAGCGGCTATATTCATGGCTTCTGTTGTTCCTATTTACTCATTTTTCATTTTAAAACTGAAACTAGATACCTATAATGCAGCCGCTATTGCTGCAACTTATGGTTCTATTAGTGCCGTTACTTTTATTACGGCTCAATCTTTTCTCAAAGTTCTCAATATTGATTCTAGTGGACACATGGTAGCTGCTTTAGCACTCATGGAATCTCCAGCAATTATTGTGGGAATTGTCTTAGTGAGATTCTTTGCTAAAAGTCAGTTAGAAGCAGGAGAAGGAGAAGGAAAAGCAGAAAAGTTTTCTTGGGGTGAAGTATTAAGAGAAGCCTTTTTAAATGGTTCTGTATTTCTCCTCATTGGTAGTGTAATAGTGGGAATTCTCACAGGAGAAAAGGGTTGGGAAAAATTACATCCATTTACCCAAGATATATTCTATGGAGTGCTATCATTCTTTTTACTAGATATGGGTATGGTAGCTGCTAGAAGAATCAAAGACTTGAGAAATACAGGTCTTTTCTTGATTGCTTTTGGCATTTTTATGCCTGTATTTAATGCCATTATTGGTATCTTTATTAGTAAATTAATTGGGATGTCTGAAGGAAATGCTCTTTTGTTTGCCGTACTTTGTGCTAGTGCTTCTTATATTGCCGTACCGGCAGCAATGCGAATGACTGTTCCTGAAGCTAACCCCAGTTTATATGTATCTATGGCTTTAGCTATCACTTTTCCGTTTAATATTATTGTTGGTATACCTTTGTATTTCAACATTATTAAGACAATAGGAGTATAA
- the cas10 gene encoding type III-B CRISPR-associated protein Cas10/Cmr2, producing the protein MSEEYWRAKIWGLLHDPVLKALHNNSGRGKNSFYEQLEVMKPWVETGRTPDQSGGKALANILLADYIASASDRSAIGSTTASINYAPGDNHDKGLQITHLLSGAKQDFKIKLHTELIKSKRKEYLENKEKQLLAFVPPELQDPSIKDNIPKIKQLYWWLWRCLPQATCNLFEDSSLMLMPAETRIPDASIWSHVSMTAALAGGFAGYDLTLDEIKNWPRGKEVSHPYLAVFSFSPVQELIKASRKMRDFWAGSWLLHYLSAKVCWVLANQYGPDALLYPSLYQQPLIDHWLLQKYPEFKDLIKTPSPQSLLTAGFPNVIVLVLPKDKVQAAMQTAQQTLLEEWLKIGDLVFNELHDQRHWMKQLKSNHTTWKSWLKSQWQFYWTALPIGKLGEEFKCSADEKKHSEFEKWSDSQNEAYNIINNQNRLFKEKELELLREAHKQRWERQSRGFSANIGSWWGYIFDATRASLASVKNARNWEMPTAFGPRSTISGIGPVVNPGKDGKDWMTEGETQNYWQRQAGLFDGTEQLNATEVLKRGLHKILPDLLGIKDLEISYPDLTSGVAGYLKVNQDKTEHKRNFDNACREIGSKFDEITRILPEMRDKWGIPWMDEKKNPQQYHPRLLNAGWILEYLDNSEELKEEYTKEINESISKYYPSNNPSNWYVLAAGDGDGMSEWLKGTKMKTYRDYIPDGFAEKVTLTKFPDFLELTKRMGPSTHSALSRALLDFSNQLVPYLTQTRYAGKLIYGGGDDVLAYTNLWEWDKWLWDIRQCFRGAEDPHEEFSNKGDYWQYLKDDGKKVGLVDRPLFTMGSAATISFGIVIAHHSVPLAIALESLWEAEDAAKKHEYYHRCELPIENCGQKDCFNKKDAVQVRVLYGNGNTLKSTAKFDVFYQWQQLIMCESDSAIFEQAASLWSQHPAPIFGAILTWTQVFCDRRDQFQNNKPAKTQFQENLANFLKALFLTTQSKELDNEIQSWLKLAAFVKRNRDIKLGGAN; encoded by the coding sequence GTGTCAGAAGAATATTGGCGGGCTAAGATTTGGGGGTTACTACATGACCCTGTATTAAAGGCATTACATAACAATAGTGGTCGGGGTAAAAATAGCTTCTATGAACAGTTAGAAGTGATGAAACCTTGGGTTGAGACAGGTAGAACCCCTGATCAATCAGGTGGTAAAGCATTAGCAAATATATTGTTAGCGGATTATATAGCCTCAGCTAGTGACAGATCCGCTATAGGTAGCACTACAGCTTCTATTAACTATGCTCCCGGTGATAACCATGACAAAGGGCTACAAATTACTCATTTATTATCAGGTGCAAAACAAGACTTCAAAATTAAACTACACACAGAACTTATAAAATCTAAACGTAAAGAATATTTAGAAAACAAAGAAAAACAACTACTTGCATTTGTACCCCCAGAATTACAAGATCCAAGTATTAAAGATAATATTCCCAAAATCAAACAATTATATTGGTGGTTATGGCGTTGTTTACCTCAAGCAACCTGTAATTTATTTGAAGATTCTTCATTAATGTTAATGCCAGCAGAAACCCGCATTCCTGATGCTTCCATTTGGAGTCATGTGAGTATGACAGCAGCTTTAGCCGGTGGATTTGCAGGATATGATTTAACATTAGATGAAATTAAAAATTGGCCAAGAGGAAAAGAAGTTTCTCATCCTTATTTAGCAGTATTCAGTTTTAGTCCGGTACAGGAACTAATTAAAGCCAGTCGGAAAATGCGCGACTTTTGGGCAGGTTCTTGGTTACTGCATTATCTCTCAGCCAAAGTTTGTTGGGTACTAGCAAATCAGTATGGACCGGATGCGTTACTTTATCCCAGTCTTTATCAACAACCATTAATTGACCATTGGTTATTACAAAAATATCCAGAATTTAAGGATTTGATAAAAACACCATCACCACAATCATTATTAACCGCAGGCTTTCCTAACGTTATAGTCTTAGTGTTGCCGAAAGATAAGGTTCAAGCTGCCATGCAGACAGCCCAGCAAACGCTGTTGGAAGAATGGTTAAAAATTGGGGATTTAGTATTTAATGAATTGCATGATCAGCGGCATTGGATGAAACAGTTAAAATCCAATCATACTACCTGGAAAAGTTGGTTAAAATCCCAATGGCAATTTTACTGGACAGCATTACCCATTGGTAAACTTGGGGAAGAGTTTAAATGTTCTGCTGATGAAAAGAAACATTCAGAATTTGAAAAATGGTCAGATTCTCAAAACGAAGCCTATAATATAATAAACAATCAGAATCGGCTTTTTAAAGAGAAAGAGTTAGAATTATTACGAGAAGCCCATAAACAACGTTGGGAAAGACAAAGCCGAGGTTTTAGTGCTAATATTGGTTCATGGTGGGGTTATATATTCGATGCTACCCGTGCTAGTTTAGCCTCTGTTAAAAATGCTAGAAACTGGGAAATGCCCACAGCCTTTGGACCACGTTCTACAATTTCTGGTATTGGTCCTGTTGTTAATCCTGGTAAAGACGGAAAAGACTGGATGACAGAAGGTGAAACTCAGAATTATTGGCAACGACAAGCAGGTTTATTTGATGGTACAGAACAGCTAAATGCTACAGAAGTTCTCAAACGTGGATTACACAAAATTCTACCTGACTTATTGGGAATAAAGGATTTAGAAATTTCCTATCCAGACTTAACATCTGGTGTGGCTGGGTATTTAAAAGTTAATCAAGACAAAACTGAACATAAACGCAATTTTGATAATGCTTGTCGAGAAATAGGATCTAAATTTGATGAAATTACAAGAATACTTCCCGAAATGCGAGATAAATGGGGTATTCCTTGGATGGATGAGAAAAAGAATCCTCAACAATATCATCCCCGCTTACTTAATGCTGGTTGGATATTAGAATATTTAGACAACAGTGAGGAACTAAAAGAAGAATACACCAAAGAAATTAATGAAAGCATTAGTAAATATTATCCCAGTAATAACCCATCAAATTGGTATGTATTAGCAGCCGGTGATGGTGATGGCATGAGTGAATGGTTAAAGGGAACAAAGATGAAAACATATCGTGATTATATTCCCGATGGTTTTGCAGAAAAAGTAACCCTCACAAAATTCCCAGACTTCCTAGAACTGACTAAAAGAATGGGACCTAGCACCCACAGCGCATTAAGTCGGGCATTATTAGACTTCTCTAATCAATTAGTTCCTTACCTCACTCAAACCCGCTATGCAGGTAAACTAATTTACGGTGGTGGTGATGATGTTTTAGCCTATACGAACCTCTGGGAATGGGATAAATGGTTGTGGGATATCCGCCAATGTTTTAGAGGTGCTGAAGACCCCCATGAAGAGTTTAGTAATAAGGGTGATTATTGGCAATATTTAAAAGATGATGGTAAAAAAGTTGGTTTAGTTGATCGTCCATTATTTACAATGGGTAGCGCAGCCACAATTAGTTTTGGTATCGTAATTGCCCATCATTCAGTACCGTTGGCGATCGCATTGGAAAGCCTCTGGGAAGCAGAAGACGCAGCCAAAAAACACGAATATTATCATCGTTGCGAATTACCAATTGAAAACTGTGGTCAAAAAGATTGTTTTAACAAAAAAGATGCTGTACAGGTGCGGGTATTATATGGTAACGGTAATACTTTAAAATCTACCGCTAAATTCGATGTTTTCTATCAGTGGCAACAATTAATCATGTGTGAATCAGACAGCGCCATATTTGAACAAGCAGCGAGTCTGTGGAGTCAACATCCAGCGCCGATTTTTGGGGCAATTCTAACTTGGACGCAAGTATTTTGCGATCGCCGTGACCAATTCCAAAACAACAAACCCGCGAAAACACAGTTTCAAGAAAACCTAGCTAATTTTCTCAAAGCGTTATTCCTGACCACCCAAAGCAAAGAACTAGACAACGAAATTCAAAGTTGGCTGAAACTTGCGGCATTTGTGAAACGTAACCGTGATATCAAACTAGGAGGTGCTAATTAA
- a CDS encoding 1-aminocyclopropane-1-carboxylate deaminase/D-cysteine desulfhydrase has protein sequence MSSIFFPPLIQQIHSEICAIADTRLYVLRLDIMHPHVNGNKWFKLKYNLVEAKEKNFSTILTFGGAYSNHIYATAAAGNLFGFRTIGLIRGEENIPLNPTLQFAVAQGMELVYIDRQTYKKRHTEELQNQLKQRFGEVFIIPEGGCNLNGLRGCIEILQTVRKFNTICLACGTGTTLAGMTLSLSQEQKVIGFPVLKGGDFLNEDINNLLTNYLASGLPTLVNTPAPWQLICDYHFGGYAKVTNKLKLFCQDFQQQYDIPLDYIYTGKMFYGVMDLIAKGFFKSESLLLIHTGGLQGNQDAISKLSV, from the coding sequence ATGTCATCAATTTTTTTTCCGCCACTTATTCAACAAATTCATAGTGAAATCTGTGCTATTGCAGATACTAGATTATATGTCTTACGACTGGATATAATGCACCCTCATGTTAACGGTAATAAATGGTTTAAGCTAAAGTATAACCTAGTGGAAGCTAAAGAGAAAAATTTCTCAACAATTCTTACTTTTGGTGGCGCTTATTCTAATCATATTTATGCTACCGCAGCCGCAGGAAATCTGTTTGGTTTTCGGACTATTGGCTTAATTCGTGGAGAAGAAAATATCCCTCTCAATCCTACTTTACAATTTGCCGTAGCACAGGGAATGGAATTAGTATATATTGATCGTCAAACATATAAAAAACGTCATACAGAAGAATTACAAAATCAGTTAAAACAGCGATTTGGAGAAGTATTTATTATTCCTGAAGGAGGTTGTAACTTAAATGGTCTGCGCGGTTGTATAGAGATATTACAAACAGTTAGAAAATTTAATACTATCTGTTTGGCTTGCGGGACAGGAACAACATTAGCAGGAATGACACTATCATTAAGTCAAGAACAAAAAGTAATTGGTTTTCCTGTTTTGAAAGGTGGTGATTTTCTCAACGAAGATATCAATAACTTATTAACAAATTATCTAGCTTCTGGTTTACCAACACTTGTTAATACTCCTGCACCTTGGCAACTTATATGTGATTATCATTTTGGTGGTTACGCTAAAGTGACTAATAAATTAAAGCTATTTTGTCAAGATTTCCAACAACAATATGATATACCTTTAGATTATATATACACGGGAAAAATGTTTTATGGAGTGATGGATTTAATTGCAAAAGGGTTTTTTAAATCGGAATCTTTGCTATTAATCCATACGGGAGGTTTACAGGGTAATCAAGATGCAATATCTAAATTAAGCGTGTAA
- a CDS encoding type III-B CRISPR module-associated Cmr3 family protein, whose translation MYWYKLTPLDILMLRDAKPFSPQERAWAGSVFPPNGHTIAGALRGLLGKETFNIVGPFLCYENTENTLYLPRPLGFVKSTALLPLKWETKSHINNALWDETQPCPLVKPHNAKDEDEEDEKDEEKINSLQKCEESSEVKFRQYLPYCVVKNYLETGEINKDNWKVVDGTHEDKPWTIETRSHNSIEPGTKQVKDADGYFVENAIRLHQNWSFAIGINHEITTPATIRLGGEGHRVIVESCPELGEQWQELQKISSDNFNHHDKSIAYLVTPGVFERPHTDKHQQRMNLCRPYPWEWKIKDGNFVSMSTDRPVPISCRIRDKDDERSIPAPQVFAAPPGSLYYLNKPQGLFQDNTGSRINNWRQLGYSEMLWIKY comes from the coding sequence ATGTACTGGTACAAACTCACACCACTAGATATATTGATGTTACGAGATGCCAAACCATTTTCACCACAAGAAAGGGCTTGGGCAGGTAGTGTATTTCCTCCCAATGGTCATACTATTGCTGGGGCATTACGGGGTTTATTAGGAAAAGAAACATTTAATATAGTTGGTCCGTTCCTCTGCTATGAAAATACAGAAAACACCTTATATCTTCCGCGTCCGTTGGGGTTTGTGAAATCTACAGCCCTTTTACCTTTGAAATGGGAAACCAAATCTCATATAAATAATGCGTTATGGGATGAAACTCAACCTTGTCCATTAGTCAAACCTCATAATGCTAAAGATGAAGATGAGGAAGATGAGAAAGATGAGGAGAAAATAAATAGTTTACAGAAATGTGAAGAAAGTTCTGAGGTAAAATTTAGACAATATTTACCTTATTGTGTTGTTAAGAACTATTTAGAAACAGGAGAAATTAATAAAGACAATTGGAAGGTAGTTGATGGTACTCACGAAGACAAACCCTGGACAATAGAAACCCGTTCTCATAATAGTATCGAACCCGGAACTAAACAAGTCAAAGATGCCGATGGGTACTTTGTGGAAAATGCTATTAGACTACATCAAAATTGGAGTTTTGCTATAGGAATTAATCACGAAATTACAACACCTGCTACAATCAGATTAGGAGGAGAAGGACACAGAGTAATTGTAGAATCTTGTCCAGAATTGGGGGAGCAATGGCAAGAATTACAGAAGATTTCCAGTGATAATTTTAATCATCATGATAAATCAATTGCTTATTTAGTTACCCCTGGGGTTTTTGAAAGACCACATACAGATAAGCACCAACAAAGAATGAATTTATGTCGTCCTTATCCTTGGGAATGGAAAATCAAAGATGGTAATTTTGTGAGTATGTCCACAGATAGACCAGTCCCAATCAGTTGTAGAATCAGGGATAAAGATGATGAAAGAAGTATTCCTGCACCCCAGGTTTTTGCAGCACCACCGGGGAGTTTATACTATTTGAATAAACCTCAAGGATTATTTCAGGATAATACTGGTTCTCGGATCAATAACTGGAGACAACTGGGTTATTCGGAAATGTTGTGGATTAAATATTAA
- a CDS encoding transposase — protein sequence MRLKNFPEVVKTILKPLPKKDYPVLDTFSFVSVWLQYVMDKSIVSMRDLFQRLNNQGIDLKISNFSKASKKRDTQVFLEIITELNNQLRKKKGKEETQALFPIDSTIITLTSKLLWSQGYHQVKLFCGLDSLTSEVGGMVIHFGQGHDHKYGQETVEAIPSKGVGIMDRGFASSERISELKQQKNKAFVLRIKNNVTLEMLENGNCKVGKDEREVEIRVVAFCDIETKSEFRLATNLLNEGEEQVSNQEIMEIYIQRWQIELLWKFLKMHLKLDRLMTKNENGIRIQIMCCLIAYLILQLIEIPQEFGKTLLDKLRYLQSYMCQEISYVHWFRKLIWIR from the coding sequence ATGCGCTTAAAGAATTTCCCAGAAGTGGTCAAAACAATATTGAAACCATTGCCCAAAAAAGATTATCCAGTTCTGGACACATTTTCATTTGTATCAGTGTGGTTACAGTATGTCATGGATAAAAGTATAGTGAGTATGAGAGATTTATTTCAAAGACTAAATAATCAAGGGATAGATTTAAAAATATCAAATTTTTCCAAGGCAAGTAAAAAGAGAGATACTCAAGTATTTTTGGAGATAATAACTGAATTAAACAATCAACTGAGAAAGAAAAAAGGAAAGGAAGAAACCCAAGCATTATTTCCTATAGATTCAACAATTATTACATTAACAAGTAAATTATTATGGAGTCAAGGATATCATCAAGTAAAACTATTTTGTGGGTTAGATAGTTTGACATCAGAAGTTGGTGGAATGGTGATTCATTTTGGGCAAGGACATGACCATAAATATGGACAAGAAACAGTAGAAGCAATTCCGTCAAAAGGAGTAGGGATAATGGATAGAGGATTTGCATCCTCCGAAAGAATATCTGAATTAAAACAACAAAAAAATAAAGCTTTTGTCTTAAGAATTAAAAATAATGTCACTTTAGAAATGCTAGAAAATGGTAATTGTAAAGTTGGCAAAGATGAAAGAGAAGTGGAAATTAGAGTAGTAGCATTTTGTGATATAGAAACTAAGAGTGAATTTCGTTTAGCAACAAACTTATTAAATGAAGGAGAAGAGCAAGTTAGTAATCAAGAGATTATGGAAATTTACATACAAAGATGGCAAATTGAATTGTTATGGAAATTCTTAAAAATGCACCTCAAGTTAGACAGACTTATGACAAAGAATGAGAATGGAATTAGAATTCAGATAATGTGCTGTTTAATCGCTTATTTGATATTGCAACTAATAGAAATACCGCAAGAATTTGGCAAAACTTTATTAGATAAACTCCGTTATCTTCAGTCCTATATGTGTCAGGAAATAAGTTATGTTCATTGGTTTAGAAAACTTATTTGGATAAGATGA
- a CDS encoding amidase, with product MNNNDLAFTPALELAQLIRLREVSPLELVEVYLERIERLNPQLGSYFTVTADLAIADATNKTELLTTTSELPPFFGVPISIKDLSAVAGVTCTYGNPALLNNIANHDDGVVTKIKQAGFIILGKTATSELGSYPYSEPMGFPPARNPWNLAYTPGGSSGGAAASVAAGLSAIAQGSDGGGSVRGPAACCGVVGIKPARGRVSKAPVGDRLGGIAVDGPLARTVADAAAMLDVISGYVTGDPYWLPDPQPSFLSATQVKLDPLKIAFSTNILPFGEADANCQQGVFKTVELLAQFGHQVEEKYPDFSNLIEPFKVVWQAGIAAAGIPSPALQPLNQWLFAKSGSVAEYLQALSQMQIVSRQIIAFFDTVDVLVLPVYLHSPIRVGEWADLSPEETFAKIVHWVAPCPVANATGLPAIALPVGFDSNGLPLSVQLIGKPAAESTLISLAAQLEAANPWIQHQPSL from the coding sequence ATGAATAACAATGATTTAGCTTTTACTCCGGCTTTAGAGTTAGCACAATTAATCCGTCTACGGGAAGTGTCGCCGTTGGAGTTGGTGGAAGTATATTTGGAAAGAATTGAACGCTTAAATCCTCAATTGGGGAGCTATTTTACAGTTACGGCAGATTTAGCGATCGCTGATGCTACAAATAAAACAGAATTACTAACTACAACTTCAGAATTACCGCCGTTTTTTGGTGTGCCAATTTCTATTAAAGACTTAAGTGCAGTTGCAGGTGTTACTTGTACTTATGGAAATCCAGCACTGTTAAACAATATTGCCAATCATGATGATGGCGTGGTGACGAAAATTAAACAAGCGGGATTTATTATTCTGGGTAAAACCGCAACTTCTGAATTAGGTTCTTATCCTTACAGCGAACCTATGGGATTTCCCCCAGCCAGAAACCCTTGGAATTTGGCATATACTCCAGGTGGTTCTAGTGGTGGTGCAGCGGCATCGGTAGCAGCAGGATTAAGTGCGATCGCTCAAGGTTCAGATGGTGGTGGTTCGGTGCGTGGTCCGGCGGCTTGTTGTGGTGTTGTGGGCATCAAACCAGCCAGGGGAAGAGTTTCTAAAGCCCCTGTAGGCGATCGCTTGGGGGGCATCGCTGTTGATGGTCCCCTTGCCCGCACAGTGGCGGATGCAGCCGCTATGTTAGATGTAATCTCTGGCTATGTCACTGGTGATCCTTATTGGCTACCAGATCCCCAACCATCATTTCTGTCTGCAACTCAAGTTAAATTAGATCCTTTAAAAATCGCTTTTAGTACCAATATTCTCCCCTTTGGAGAAGCTGACGCTAACTGTCAACAAGGAGTATTTAAAACCGTCGAGTTATTGGCACAATTTGGACATCAAGTTGAGGAAAAATACCCAGATTTTAGCAATTTAATCGAACCATTTAAAGTAGTTTGGCAAGCGGGAATCGCAGCAGCGGGAATCCCGTCACCAGCTTTGCAACCTTTGAACCAATGGTTATTCGCCAAAAGCGGTTCTGTGGCTGAATATCTGCAAGCACTTTCCCAAATGCAAATAGTCTCTCGGCAAATTATCGCCTTTTTTGATACTGTAGATGTATTGGTATTACCAGTTTATTTACATTCTCCCATTCGCGTCGGTGAATGGGCAGATTTGAGTCCAGAAGAGACATTCGCCAAAATTGTCCACTGGGTCGCGCCTTGTCCTGTCGCAAATGCTACCGGATTACCTGCGATCGCTCTTCCCGTCGGTTTTGATAGCAATGGTTTACCCCTGAGTGTACAGCTAATTGGTAAACCTGCGGCTGAGTCTACCCTCATTAGTCTAGCAGCCCAATTAGAAGCCGCTAACCCTTGGATTCAACACCAGCCATCACTTTAA